The Methylomicrobium agile genome has a segment encoding these proteins:
- a CDS encoding PilZ domain-containing protein — protein MPDPNEQRHHARLTSGGEIAVKLAGSTEQLVGHCKTISGAGVSFVLPEALPPGKAARIHVVKSPLGPPVTAFIEIVRCIPLTGRGFEIAAAIKSIKGC, from the coding sequence TTGCCCGATCCGAATGAACAACGTCATCACGCGCGCCTGACGAGCGGCGGCGAAATCGCCGTCAAACTGGCCGGTTCGACCGAACAACTCGTAGGGCATTGCAAAACCATCAGCGGCGCGGGCGTCTCTTTTGTTCTCCCCGAGGCGCTGCCACCGGGCAAAGCCGCAAGGATACACGTCGTCAAAAGCCCGCTCGGCCCTCCGGTTACCGCCTTCATCGAAATCGTCCGCTGTATTCCATTAACCGGCCGCGGCTTCGAAATCGCCGCGGCGATCAAAAGCATCAAAGGATGTTGA
- a CDS encoding 6-pyruvoyl trahydropterin synthase family protein — protein sequence MYTITKEVYFCYGHRLMNHPGKCRHLHGHSVKASISIRQEQLNDQGMVCDFSDIRDAVEAYIDQYLDHNFLLHKDDPIIPMLIANNERFLALDEHPTAEVLSKMIYRYLRQAGLNVAQVVLWETASAHACYSEDSPRL from the coding sequence ATGTACACCATCACCAAAGAGGTCTATTTCTGTTACGGGCACCGGCTGATGAATCATCCCGGCAAATGCCGCCATTTGCACGGGCACAGCGTCAAGGCCTCGATTTCGATCAGGCAGGAACAGCTTAACGATCAAGGAATGGTCTGTGATTTTTCGGACATCAGGGATGCTGTCGAAGCCTATATCGATCAATATCTCGATCATAACTTTTTACTGCACAAGGACGATCCGATCATCCCGATGCTGATCGCGAACAACGAACGCTTTCTGGCCCTCGACGAACATCCGACCGCCGAAGTGCTCAGCAAGATGATTTACCGTTATCTTCGGCAGGCCGGATTGAATGTCGCGCAAGTCGTGCTCTGGGAAACCGCCAGCGCCCATGCCTGCTACAGCGAAGATTCGCCACGATTATGA
- a CDS encoding DUF1249 domain-containing protein: protein MSQLNPVNKSFCLEQICAANYRKLLRLIPHLLDCRDTAIGVADNSSALHLEVLERSPYTLTILLSHSFKRNLEEFLEPAVTIRLYLDLQLAEVINDHARAAVAKVYRNPGLSLEIMNYKWRLNYFLQKWLEHCLNKNYRFSPENSKTPVIA from the coding sequence ATGAGCCAGTTGAATCCCGTCAATAAGTCCTTCTGCCTCGAACAGATCTGCGCCGCCAATTACCGGAAACTCCTGCGTTTGATTCCGCATTTGCTCGACTGCCGCGATACCGCGATCGGCGTCGCCGACAACAGTTCCGCCCTCCATCTCGAAGTGCTCGAACGCTCGCCCTATACGCTGACGATCCTGTTAAGCCACAGTTTCAAAAGGAATCTGGAAGAGTTTCTGGAACCCGCCGTGACCATACGGCTTTATCTGGACCTGCAACTGGCTGAAGTGATCAACGACCATGCCCGCGCCGCCGTTGCCAAGGTCTACAGGAACCCCGGCCTGAGCCTGGAAATCATGAACTATAAATGGCGCTTGAATTACTTTCTGCAAAAATGGCTGGAACACTGCCTGAACAAGAACTACCGGTTCAGCCCTGAAAACAGCAAGACGCCCGTCATCGCCTAA
- a CDS encoding Rpn family recombination-promoting nuclease/putative transposase: MNPSHDHSYKLLFSEPEIIRDLLQGFVHEPWVGELDFSTLESVATSYVTDDLRHREDDVIWRVKSRHQWIYVYLLIEFQSTVDHYMAVRLMSYIGLLYQDLIKTRQTLPDRRLPPVFPVVLYNGDRRWRAPTELAELIATLPGGLARYRPTLRYLILDEGAYDLEALDPLPNLVAAIFRLEHHREPAAILEVISNLIEWLAAPEQTRLRRSFSVWINRVLHAPGEDRPTEPNDLREIKTMLAQRIPQWLQEARLQGEAQGEARGKPGGRLGGKPGAKPRAKPKRC, encoded by the coding sequence ATGAACCCATCGCACGACCATTCCTACAAACTGCTGTTCTCCGAGCCTGAAATCATCCGGGATTTATTGCAAGGCTTCGTGCATGAGCCCTGGGTCGGCGAACTCGACTTTTCCACCCTGGAGTCGGTGGCCACCAGTTATGTCACCGACGATCTACGGCATCGCGAGGACGATGTGATCTGGCGTGTCAAGTCCCGGCATCAGTGGATTTACGTATACTTGCTGATTGAATTTCAATCGACCGTCGATCATTACATGGCGGTCAGGCTGATGAGTTATATCGGCTTGCTCTATCAGGACCTGATCAAGACCCGGCAAACCCTGCCCGACAGACGGCTGCCGCCGGTGTTTCCGGTCGTGTTGTACAACGGCGACCGGCGCTGGCGGGCGCCCACCGAGCTGGCGGAGTTGATCGCCACCTTGCCCGGCGGCCTGGCACGCTACCGGCCCACTCTGCGTTATCTGATACTGGACGAAGGCGCTTATGACCTGGAGGCGCTGGATCCGCTCCCCAATCTGGTCGCGGCGATCTTCCGGCTGGAGCATCATCGCGAACCGGCGGCGATTCTCGAAGTCATCTCCAATTTGATAGAATGGCTGGCAGCACCGGAACAAACCCGGCTGCGGCGCAGTTTCAGCGTCTGGATCAACCGGGTGCTGCACGCGCCGGGCGAGGACCGGCCGACCGAACCGAACGATTTACGGGAGATCAAGACCATGCTGGCACAACGCATTCCGCAATGGCTACAAGAAGCGAGATTACAGGGCGAGGCGCAAGGGGAGGCCCGGGGGAAGCCCGGGGGGAGGCTCGGGGGGAAGCCCGGGGCGAAACCAAGGGCGAAGCCCAAACGCTGCTAA
- a CDS encoding Txe/YoeB family addiction module toxin, with the protein MHSGDRVAVFHPEFLEDLQYWVETDRRVAKRLLELVKATLRAPFDGIGKPEPLKYLGPDVWSRRITQEHRCVYLVKQGRVEFLQGRYHY; encoded by the coding sequence ATGCATAGCGGCGACCGCGTTGCCGTTTTTCATCCTGAATTTCTGGAAGACTTGCAATATTGGGTCGAAACTGACCGGCGCGTCGCCAAACGCTTATTGGAACTTGTGAAAGCCACGTTGCGCGCGCCCTTCGACGGCATTGGCAAACCCGAACCGCTAAAGTATCTGGGACCGGATGTGTGGTCTCGCCGCATCACGCAAGAACACCGTTGCGTTTATTTGGTCAAGCAAGGCCGCGTTGAATTCTTACAGGGACGTTATCACTATTAA
- a CDS encoding type II toxin-antitoxin system Phd/YefM family antitoxin codes for MTIETTYSQAREQLKTLMDRAVDDHEVIVVRRRSGGAVAMIAADELESLLETAHLLRSPKNAERLLIALARARSENRAPTSLADLEQEMGINA; via the coding sequence ATGACAATTGAAACGACTTATAGCCAAGCGCGCGAGCAATTGAAAACGTTGATGGATCGTGCTGTGGATGATCATGAGGTGATCGTTGTGCGGCGCAGGAGCGGAGGGGCTGTTGCTATGATTGCGGCGGATGAGCTTGAAAGCTTGCTGGAAACCGCGCATTTACTGCGCTCGCCCAAGAATGCGGAACGTTTGCTGATAGCATTGGCGCGTGCACGGTCAGAAAATAGGGCGCCGACGTCGCTTGCGGATCTTGAGCAAGAGATGGGGATCAATGCATAG